Proteins from one Argopecten irradians isolate NY chromosome 15, Ai_NY, whole genome shotgun sequence genomic window:
- the LOC138308780 gene encoding vitellogenin-2-like, with amino-acid sequence MAAQSNKHKAILQKMKEQQQGMVIDDQSVVVDTKGICNSVVHNRTVTMATQENSSHGVAASSPSSSRRRNHRHHHQGEEIIAIIIKEKKSSPSSSRRRNHRHHHQGEEIIAIIIKEKKSSLSSSRRRNHRHHHQGEEIIIIIIKEKKSSPSSSRRRNHRHHHQGEEIIAIIIKEKKSSPSSSRRRNHHHHHQGEEIIIIIIKEKKSSSSSSRRRNHHHHHQGEEL; translated from the exons atggctgctcaaa GTAACAAACATAAAGCGATTTTACAGAAGATGAAGGAACAACAGCAAGGCATGGTGATAGACGATCAGTCAGTTGTGGTTGACACTAAAGGAATTTGTAACAGTGTTGTACATAATCGGactgttaccatggcaactcaGGAAAACAGTAGCCATGGTGTTGCAG CATCATCGCCATCATCATCAAGGAGAAGAAATCATCGCCATCATCATCAAGGAGAAGAAATCATCGCCATCATCATCAAGGAGAAGAAATCATCGCCATCATCATCAAGGAGAAGAAATCATCGCCATCATCATCAAGGAGAAGAAATCATCGCCATCATCATCAAGGAGAAGAAATCATCGCTATCATCATCAAGGAGAAGAAATCATCGCCATCATCATCAAGGAGAagaaatcatcatcatcatcatcaaggAGAAGAAATCATCGCCATCATCATCAAGGAGAAGAAATCATCGCCATCATCATCAAGGAGAAGAAATCATCGCCATCATCATCAAGGAGAAGAAATCATCGCCATCATCATCAAGGAGAagaaatcatcatcatcatcatcaaggAGAagaaatcatcatcatcatcatcaaggAGAagaaatcatcatcatcatcatcaaggAGAagaaatcatcatcatcatcatcaaggAGAAgaattatga